In a genomic window of Roseiflexus castenholzii DSM 13941:
- a CDS encoding ABC transporter permease, which yields MTSPSAITDASAGSLPFMRRRAPPLIAALRRNTPGLVGLIIITLVVLAALLAPVISPYSPTAQVSRRLLEPGAQYLLGTDEFGRDIFSRVIYGSRISLYVGAVSVSLALVFGGALGLIAGYAGGRIDTLLMRLIDMLFAIPSLVLAIVIAGLLGPSLTNAMIAIGIVYAPIYARLVRGEMLAVRNYAYIEAAHAVGVRHIGLITRYFLPNIAAPLIVQTSLLLSTAILAEAALSFLGLGAQPPDPSWGAMLGSGRRFMELTPWVAIAPGIAIVITVLGFNLLGDGLRDVLDPRLRGST from the coding sequence ATGACTAGTCCATCAGCCATTACCGATGCAAGCGCCGGCAGTCTGCCGTTCATGCGGCGCCGCGCGCCGCCGCTGATCGCGGCGCTGCGCCGGAATACGCCCGGTCTTGTGGGATTGATCATTATTACGCTGGTTGTGCTGGCTGCGCTGCTAGCGCCGGTGATCAGTCCGTATAGCCCGACCGCGCAGGTATCGCGGCGCTTGCTCGAACCCGGCGCGCAGTATCTGCTCGGCACCGATGAGTTTGGGCGCGACATCTTTTCGCGCGTGATCTATGGCTCGCGCATTTCGTTGTACGTTGGGGCGGTATCGGTCAGCCTGGCGCTGGTATTTGGCGGCGCGCTGGGGCTGATTGCCGGGTACGCCGGCGGACGCATCGATACCCTGCTCATGCGTCTGATCGATATGCTGTTCGCTATTCCAAGCCTGGTGCTGGCGATTGTCATCGCCGGATTGCTGGGTCCAAGCCTGACGAACGCAATGATTGCGATTGGCATCGTCTATGCGCCAATCTATGCGCGCCTGGTGCGCGGCGAAATGCTGGCAGTTCGCAATTATGCGTATATCGAAGCCGCACACGCGGTTGGAGTTCGTCATATTGGATTGATCACTCGCTATTTTCTGCCGAACATCGCTGCACCGCTGATTGTGCAGACATCGCTGCTCCTTTCCACCGCCATTCTGGCGGAGGCGGCGCTCAGTTTCCTGGGGCTTGGGGCGCAACCGCCCGATCCGTCGTGGGGGGCGATGCTTGGCAGCGGACGTCGCTTTATGGAGTTGACACCCTGGGTCGCAATCGCTCCCGGCATTGCGATTGTGATCACTGTGCTGGGGTTCAATCTGCTGGGTGATGGATTGCGCGACGTCCTCGATCCGAGGTTGCGTGGTAGCACATAA
- a CDS encoding ABC transporter permease, giving the protein MNRYLLQRLALVIPTLAGVSLIIFALMRLLPGDVVDILFGGDTQADQRTLDQIRENLGLNRPLAVQYLEWIGGFLSGNFGVSMRTGIPVAESIAQGMPVTLQLAVMAIFFACLFAIPLGIIAAVRRNGVTDMLTRIVGLIGLSFPAFWLATMFLLISSTMFRWTPPLGWVSPFADFGRNMQMMLAPALLLALQPMAIIMRMTRASLLEVLRQDYIRTAYAKGLRDRAVLLRHALQNAFIPVLTVIGVQFGVLMGGSIIIEQIFSLPGIAFLLINGIYNRDYPVVQSTVLLLSLIFVLVNLAVDLLYSAVDPRIRYD; this is encoded by the coding sequence ATGAACCGCTATCTGCTGCAACGCCTGGCGCTGGTCATTCCAACGCTGGCAGGAGTGTCACTCATTATTTTCGCCCTGATGCGCCTCTTGCCCGGGGATGTGGTCGATATTCTCTTTGGCGGCGATACGCAGGCCGATCAACGCACGCTCGATCAGATTCGTGAGAATCTGGGTCTCAATCGCCCGCTGGCGGTGCAGTATCTGGAGTGGATCGGCGGGTTTCTGAGCGGCAATTTTGGCGTTTCGATGCGCACGGGCATCCCTGTGGCAGAAAGTATCGCCCAGGGGATGCCGGTCACACTGCAATTGGCGGTGATGGCGATCTTCTTTGCGTGCCTGTTTGCCATTCCGCTGGGGATCATCGCTGCGGTGCGCCGTAACGGGGTCACCGATATGCTGACGCGCATCGTCGGGTTGATCGGTCTTTCTTTCCCCGCTTTCTGGCTGGCAACGATGTTTCTGCTGATCAGTTCGACGATGTTCCGCTGGACGCCGCCGCTGGGCTGGGTATCGCCCTTCGCCGATTTTGGGCGCAACATGCAGATGATGCTGGCGCCGGCGCTCCTGCTGGCGCTCCAACCAATGGCGATCATTATGCGTATGACCCGCGCATCGTTGCTGGAAGTGCTGCGCCAGGATTATATTCGGACAGCCTACGCCAAGGGATTGCGTGATCGCGCAGTTCTGCTGCGCCATGCGCTCCAAAATGCGTTCATTCCGGTCCTGACCGTCATCGGCGTCCAGTTTGGGGTGTTGATGGGAGGTTCGATCATTATCGAGCAGATTTTTTCGCTGCCCGGCATTGCATTTCTGTTGATCAACGGGATTTACAACCGTGATTATCCGGTTGTCCAGAGTACGGTGCTGCTCCTTTCGTTGATCTTCGTTCTTGTCAATCTGGCGGTCGATCTTCTTTACAGCGCCGTCGATCCACGGATCCGTTATGACTAG